From Phocoena phocoena chromosome 16, mPhoPho1.1, whole genome shotgun sequence, a single genomic window includes:
- the MYOZ1 gene encoding myozenin-1 — protein sequence MPLSGTPAPNKKRKSSKLIMELTGGGQESSGLNLGKKISVPRDVMLEELSLLTNRGSKMFKLRQMRVEKFIYENHPDVFSDSSMDHFQKFLPTVGGQLGTAGQGFSYSKGSGGGQAGESGSAGQYGSDEHHHHQGPGSGYRGTDGPGGQTGQGGAAGTAGVGETGLDNQAGGEGKHITVFKTYISPWERAMGVDSQQKVELGINLLAHGAKADLPQYKSFNRTAMPYGGYEKASKRMTFQMPKFDLGPLLSEPLVLYNQNLSNRPSFNRTPIPWLSSGEPVDYNVDIGIPLDGETEEL from the exons ATGCCACTCTCAGGGACCCCCGCCCCCAACAAGAAGCGGAAATCCAGCAAGCTGATCATGGAACTCACTGGAG GTGGACAGGAGAGCTCGGGCCTGAACCTGGGCAAGAAGATCAGCGTCCCAAGGGATGTGATGTTGGAGGAGCTCTCGCTACTCACTAACCGGGGCTCCAAGATGTTCAAACTGCGGCAGATGCGGGTGGAGAAATTTATCTATGAAAACCACCCTGATGTCTTCTCTGACAGCTCAATG GATCACTTCCAGAAGTTCCTTCCCACCGTTGGGGGACAGCTGGGTACAGCTGGCCAGGGATTCTCCTACAGCAAGGGCAGCGGTGGAGGCCAGGCAGGAGAAAGTGGCTCTGCCGGACAGTATGGCTCTGACGAGCATCACCATCATCAGGGCCCTGGGTCTGGATATCGGGGTACAGATGGTCCTGGGGGCCAGACTGGCCAAGGAGGAGCTGCTGGCACTGCAGGGGTTGGCGAGACAGGACTAG ACAACCAGGCAGGTGGAGAAGGAAAACATATCACTGTGTTCAAGACCTATATTTCCCCATGGGAGAGAGCCATGGGGGTTGACTCCCAGCAAAAAGTGGAACTTGGCATCAACCTGCTGGCCCACGGGGCCAAAGCTGATCTCCCTCAGTATAAGTCCTTCAACAG GACAGCAATGCCTTATGGTGGATATGAGAAGGCCTCCAAACGCATGACCTTCCAGATGCCCAAGTTTGACCTGGGGCCCTTGCTGAGTGAACCCCTAGTCCTCTACAACCAGAACCTCTCCAACAGGCCTTCTTTCAATCGAACCCCTATTCCCTGGCTGAGCTCCGGGGAGCCTGTAGACTACAACGTGGATATTGGCATCCCCTTGGATGGAGAAACAGAGGAGCTGTGA